ATAGAATAAAGACTAATTTATattgaattaaaattgtataaaaCGTGATTTATAAGGTTGATTTTACTTAAAAATGAATGAGCTGATTATTCGaccaattcaaattaattatgtcaattttttttccgtgagttggtaatttttttatgactGATTATGTCGGTTTAAATATTGACATGGGttatatttgatttatatttacTAGAGATTAttagtcaatttttttcttttcttttctattgaTTTATCAATaccaaatatttttctatagAACCAATTACATGAGACATGGGAGCACAAAGCACTAACCTCAGCACCTAGAAGATAAGCTTGAACAGCAGAGTGTCCAAAAGGGTCAATTTGCCAACCAGAACGAGGTGTCTTGTTGAACTCTTGTTTTATGAATCTATGTCCCAAACTTGTTTGATCTATCATGTCTATGTAATGTGGTGCTGCTTCATCATGCATGCACCATCCTCCATTCCTAATcacataataataacaatattaatCATAGGATTATCTTCACTTAATTTTATAGGAGATATCTATTTTACTAGCCTTAAATTTTAGTAGGTTtcgtttaaaaaataaaataaaaagaaaaagaaaatattcaaaACTCATATATTCTCTAATACTAGTGAtaaattgagttattaaagatGACTAGTTTGGCATacatttttctaaaaaagaacatttttaaaatactctttcaaccacttcttcatATGCCTGTCtcagtcttttttttttttgttacttttttttctccACTATCTATNtttaattttgtaattaagttatattcatatcaaaaatattaaaattaacagaatatttattttaaaatacatgCGGTCAAAGATCCaattaaacttttaattatgaatacctttaatttttgaagaaatattCAATTAACTTTAACCTTTTTTATACTATAAAAGATctaactataaaattaaattaaaagtaatgtAGAGActcaattgaaagaaaaaaaattatagagactTAATtgcaaatttaacaaaattatagagatcaatagaataattatttatttaaatatacaaaagtaaaatattaataaatattacacTACAATTTAAAAGTAGTAGAACGAGTGTTGACACAAAATATGATCATAagatattcaaaaataatttttttggatcaaAATATTTCAACTtgcaactaaataaaataaaagaattaaccaAACACTCAGTCACACACTTACACGAATTCAAGCTGGCCAGCATCCGCAAGCTTTctcacttgttctttaatttctggACTCTGTTCTACCCACCATCTATGAAAGAATGCCTtaagaaaatgataaataaataaataagtaaataaataatgaaatcatTGCTCATTAAATAAAGGGTATCAAATAATTATGCTGATTATAATCTTTAAACCATATGAAACAAATAATCACATAAATTCCAcaccaatttaaatttatatttaaaactaTAATAGATACAATTAATATAGATTCATATTAGAAATGGAATATTCAATTTACCATCTCAGCAAACACAAACTTTCTATTTGGATCTCTCTGAAGAGACATAACCACCGAATCCAGCACATTCTCAACACATGCACcctaccaaaaaaaataaaaaataaaaaataaaaaattcaaactaTATTCAAAAAACCAAAGTTCAAAAGTTTAACAAGTCAATAATCATATGGtactatattaaaaaaatataataaaaagtaaaatatgcaTAATCTTATGAACATGATTATTATGAATTCTATTAGAACCTGAATGTTGTTTCTTGATCCAACATAGTATTGATCAATGGTCTTCAACCAACCAACATCATCATGGGAATGTGCAACCAAATGAACATTCAATTTCCCTTCATTTATAGAAGCATCAGTGTTGTACTTTATGTATTTGGAACAAACTAGTGTGCCATGGAAACaaagaagaataataagaaGAGATGAGAAGAGAGACTCTGAAGCTGAAGAAGAACAACTCCTTATGTTTCTCATTTTCCAATACCCCACCATGCTTTGCAATTGCATGTGCTTTTTATTACAATCAGAAATGTGTCTTTTAGCATTTAGATATATAGATATTAAATTTTAGTTGTTGAAATTAAATAACACTATTATTGAAAGATACAAGGGAAGGGTATTGTCCAAGAGAAAAGTCAAAAGTCAAAACAAAAAGGTTAAGACTTAAGTGTTATTccattaatataataatactaCAATATCACAAAATGTGGAATCTATGTTTAGCAATTATTGTGGGAAATATTtgccaatcatatttttaaaccCATTTTTTCAGGTTTCTATTGATAAATTATATTCTTCTAGTTTGCAAATAATTAtccaatttgatttttttttcatatgtaaTAATTCGTTAAGGTacattaaagaataaaaaggtTACATATTATGAAGAAAGTTCCAATATATGGATTTGTTTTAAGTGCCAATCACATCCCACTACATACAATGTGCTTGTGATTGTTTAAGAAGGATAAGGCATTATAGTGGCAATCTTtacaataaattattatcaattaatttatatttgaccTAACGTCTATGCTTGAAATATGGAAATTAAAACTTATATTTTAactagtttttcaaaaataatttttaatatttttttaataaaaacataaaataccaGAATGTTCAATTCATCAAATGTACATctaaatttgtttataaaaatatttttccttcaTTATTTAAAAAGTGATTATTTTCACTCTATCAATATCATTCTTACATAACTATTTAACATATTtattcgaaaataataaaaagaaaaaatctatGAAAATGAGATTGGTAATATACTAATATTGACTCCAATAAAGGATCCAGCCTTAGGGTGCCGGCCTAGGaaactataaaaatattaaataggtAGAGATAATCACGAGGGACATTCGGACAAGGACTGAAGTTCAAACTTCAATCCCAGTTCTCAAAGTTATTTGAAAAGATACTATCATTTAGCTGTGTaatctttaaagtttaaactcaTATAATCACTTAATAAAACGTTAATACTTAACAAATGAATGGATATAGTCAAATTTGCAGTGGATTAATCATTGATCTATTAGACCGAAAGATACCGTGAGCAACAActgaaaaaatactaattgcTTCAACACAAAATATAGGATCCATTGGAATTGCTTCACCACAAAATATAGGATCCATCAGGATACCCTTTTTTAGCTTCTTAAATCTATCTATTTCTTAATTTAAGATCCAACCCTTCTTATTTtcctaaaagaaatcaaataattagtAGATCGATTCCACCCAAAACTAAAATTGGGTTAGGGTTATGAACTTAGAATCTAGAATTAAATGATCGACTAAGTTCATTCCATACCACACTATACCAAGGCGAAATAGGGTTATATACATCCTCATAATGAGAATTCACATTATGAGGGGGATAGATCCTTTCAAATTGAATTTTTGGCTATTTTGTATATAAAAGCAaaatgtaaaaagtaaaaacataaaaaagctTTAAAGTGGAATTAAAGTAAAACTTGAAAATAGGATGGTATGTTCATTCACCACAAGACCATGTACTTTCCCCTTAATGCCCCCGTTGCATATCAATACCATGGTGAAAAAAATAAGGCATGACAAATAATAACCTCTATAACCTGATCAATCCTTCATTCATAATCTTTAAGACATACATCATTTCCAATCAGCAGAGGAGAATCAATAATTGAAATAcattcaacatgcttcatgccTCTACTAGAACCATAATCCAACATGCTACCATTATGTATCAAAGGAAACGAAATCAAAACCCGACGCAGCCAAGAGATTCTCCAAATTACTTCTTTTCCTCCTCACTTGGTGGCTTTTTGTCATCATTCTTCTGCTGAGACTGACAAGATAGCACAATCAGAAAAATAGCAGCAGTGTTTAAATGTAACAAAATCCAGGAACATTAAACAAATTAATGAGGGTGGCAGTAAAGAAATACATATCCTGTCCAGCACATAGTCATTGACACACGACAAAATCCAATTCAGTTTACAAAGACAAGAATATGAATCAGGAGGAGTAAAATTTAAGGCAGACTTGCCTCAGATTGATTTTGCATGGAGGCCAGCAAATCTTTGACAGATGGGTCATTTGGGTCAACACCAGGAAGCTGCAGAAGAAACAAAATATTGGTGTGAGAACATATAACTTATCGTTCTGTTTATACATCTGATTGCACATGCTGTATTTTACTGAAATTTTCAAACTTACCGAAGCAAGGATAGATGACACAAAGGATTGATCTGCCAACAATTTACTCATGTCTGACTGGCTAGATGAGTCCTTTGAACTATCTGCTACCGATAATTGGAGAGCTCCAAgtgataaaaataatgaaatagaTAATCAGTATAAACAAAACATCTAAGGCAATTCTGGAAATTTATGAAGACACAACACACTGCAAGCAGTGACAGTGAGCAGAGAGGAGACACCAAATTGTAACAATTATTAGATACATACGCAGCATATGCATAATATTAAAACGATTGAAGAATTATTATTCACAATGTAATACATATAAGCTTTGTACATCCCCGTTTTACGGGAGAAACTTGTCTTATCTTTGTtcagtatttaaaaaaaaaaaataataataataataataataataataataataaataaataaataaatgccaTAGTCTCTATCGTATCATGTCACATTCAAGtcagaaaaggaaaaaagattGAACATGCACAGACACTTGtcatctttatatcatatttgatGTGACATGTACATATATGTCGTAACTGAGGGGCACATGTTTGTTCTTTATAAAAGAAAGGCAAGGCGTGTTATAAACTAATAATCTATATAGACACAGCAATTCAATGCAATGAAATGATACCTGCACGACCATTAATACAAACtccaacataattgatagaagTTTCTCAAATTCAGAACCAAATAAATGATCAAGCAATATAACAAGAAAGTACTTCTCATGGATGACAAGACTGTATGCAAAGATAGACTTACAGAGCACGCACCCAATgtttaaaagaagaaagattAATAAACATTTTAACTCACCAAGTGCCAATTCGGGATCATCTGAAGCTGCTTCAGACATATCTGTATCTTTGGCCTCCTGGTTAATCGCAGGATCATCCATTGACATTGCAAGAGCCTGTTGTAGTAGTGCATTCTCGTCATCCTGCGTCAATTTGAAGGTAAGTTAAACCAAAGCAAACAATACAACTAGAAGTAAacttttaaaagaaaagtttttttttaatcaaaacaatagatatataaagaaataaaaataaaaacagcccagaaaaaGGGAGTATTAAAACAGCGTTTCTCAAacgagggaaaaaaaaaagaaaaaaagaaaaattagctTCTAATAAGCCAATGATGTCTGTCCATCTGAATTATTCTAAACCATCCAGAAATTGAATGGTACTTTGAAAGATCGAGAGGTGACATTGTTTCATCTTGTGAAATGGATGAATAATCCCCTGGAGgaagaaacagaaaaataaatctgCCTAAAAGAACAAATAGCACCAACCATCATATCATTTGTCTTTGTCTCAGCTTCTGAAGCTGATGCACTAGCACGCTCAGTCATTGTTGCATCTTGTGAGCTGGCTTGCTGCTCACCACCCTTCTCTTGTTTAGAAGCTTCTTCTGCAGCTTTTTTTGCAGCTGCTTCCTGCCTGGCTCTCTCTTCTTCCATTGAAACTCTTAAAGCAAGAGCCAGCTCGGGGTCCAAGTTTGGATCCACACCGAACTCAAATCCAGATACACCACCAGCTGCAGCTGCTGCTGCTGCAGCTGCAAATCCACTTCCACCTTCACCATCGCCAGTAAAAATAGGTGTGCTGCCACAAAACAAGGTTACAAAATTTACTTCTCAATAGGGAAAGCAAATTTGTTATTGGACTACAGGAAAGAATTAAAAAAGAGTCGGAGCAACAATGAATCCTCTAacatacacaaaaaaaatagGATGACAGAATAAGTATGACAGATATTTCACAAGAGCCATCTAAAGCATGCCATTTCTGCTACTTGGGTTTGGCAAAGAAAATATATGAAGGACGAGCCAATGTCTATTTGGTGAGCTAGTAAATAATTGGGGaaaggattaaaagaaaaagcacaaGAGTCCAAAG
The genomic region above belongs to Arachis duranensis cultivar V14167 unplaced genomic scaffold, aradu.V14167.gnm2.J7QH unplaced_Scaffold_165934, whole genome shotgun sequence and contains:
- the LOC107476471 gene encoding 26S proteasome non-ATPase regulatory subunit 4 homolog isoform X2 yields the protein MVLEATMICIDNSEWMRNGDYSPSRFQAQADAVNLICGAKTQSNPENTVGVLTMAGKGVRVLVTPTSDLGKILACMHGLEIGGDMNLAAGIQVAQLALKHRQNKKQQQRIIVFAGSPVKHEKKVLEMIGRKLKKNSVALDIVNFGEEDEGKTEKLEALLAAVNNNDTSHIVHVPAGTNALSDVLISTPIFTGDGEGGSGFAAAAAAAAAGGVSGFEFGVDPNLDPELALALRVSMEEERARQEAAAKKAAEEASKQEKGGEQQASSQDATMTERASASASEAETKTNDMMDDENALLQQALAMSMDDPAINQEAKDTDMSEAASDDPELALALQLSVADSSKDSSSQSDMSKLLADQSFVSSILASLPGVDPNDPSVKDLLASMQNQSEQKNDDKKPPSEEEKK
- the LOC107476471 gene encoding 26S proteasome non-ATPase regulatory subunit 4 homolog isoform X1 produces the protein MVLEATMICIDNSEWMRNGDYSPSRFQAQADAVNLICGAKTQSNPENTVGVLTMAGKGVRVLVTPTSDLGKILACMHGLEIGGDMNLAAGIQVAQLALKHRQNKKQQQRIIVFAGSPVKHEKKVLEMIGRKLKKNSVALDIVNFGEEDEGKTEKLEALLAAVNNNDTSHIVHVPAGTNALSDVLISTPIFTGDGEGGSGFAAAAAAAAAGGVSGFEFGVDPNLDPELALALRVSMEEERARQEAAAKKAAEEASKQEKGGEQQASSQDATMTERASASASEAETKTNDMMDDENALLQQALAMSMDDPAINQEAKDTDMSEAASDDPELALALQLSVADSSKDSSSQSDMSKLLADQSFVSSILASLPGVDPNDPSVKDLLASMQNQSESQQKNDDKKPPSEEEKK